In the genome of Colletotrichum lupini chromosome 8, complete sequence, one region contains:
- a CDS encoding major facilitator superfamily transporter, protein MGEKQEAVPDEPRSTKMCNTPREHSYNAGIAAERTAPHSSIERSASRPSIIIDTPPDGGARAWMVVFSTFLVVMNTWGVANSFGVFQPYFTRAFSRSQSDVSWIGSFEVFLLFFVGTFTGRWTDMGFFRPLFIAGFFLVILGMVAASFCTTYWQFFLAQGICLGLGNGCLFCPCMAVTSTYFAKRRSLAFGLTAAGAVVGGLTIPSMVRQLLPRIGLGWTIRAIALIQVVTLIVAGLLIKTRIPPRQAAPLVEWAAFRESEYSLYAIGAFMCFWGTYFAFHFLAAFSRDVLGLSYTDSLDLLLVLNGVGALGRCRIRSPIRPRHTADCAGANWGPYLRLS, encoded by the exons ATGGGTGAGAAGCAAGAAGCTGTACCTGATGAGCCGCGATCAACCAAAATGTGCAATACACCTCGAGAACACTCTTACAATGCCGGCATAGCCGCCGAGAGAACAGCCCCCCACAGTAGCATCGAGAGAAGTGCATCGCGGCCAAGTATAATCATTGATACGCCGCCAGATGGTGGCGCCAGAGCGTGGATGGTAG TTTTTAGCACATTTCTAGTTGTTATGAACACCTG GGGGGTTGCAAACTCCTTTGGCGTCTTTCAGCCATACTTCACCAGAGCGTTTTCGCGGTCACAGTCCGATGTCTCGTGGATCGGGTCATTTGAAGTGTTCCTGCTCTTTTTCGTCGGGACGTTTACGGGACGATGGACAGATATGGGATTCTTTCGTCCCTTGTTCATCGCCGGCTTCTTCCTTGTCATCTTGGGAATGGTTGCTGCCTCGTTTTGTACCACCTACTGGCAATTCTTTCTCGCCCAGGGTATCTGCCTAGGCCTCGGAAACGGCTGTCTGTTCTGTCCCTGTATGGCAGTGACATCTACGTACTTTGCGAAGCGTCGCTCATTGGCGTTCGGCCTCACAGCCGCTGGGGCTGTTGTCGGAGGTCTCACTATCCCGAGCATGGTTCGGCAGCTTTTGCCAAGGATAGGGCTTGGCTGGACCATTAGAGCTATTGCCTTGATTCAGGTTGTGACTTTGATAGTTGCTGGCCTACTAATCAAGACCAGGATTCCACCACGGCAGGCAGCACCTCTAGTAGAGTGGGCAGCCTTTAGAGAATCAGAGTATAGTCTCTATGCTATTGGGGCGTTCATG TGCTTCTGGGGAACCTATTTTGCCTTCCACTTTCTTGCGGCATTCTCCCGGGACGTCTTGGGACTATCCTACACAGACTCACTTGACCTATTATTGGTTCTCAACGGTGTGGGTGCACTCGGAaggtgtcggattagaagtccaattcgaccgcggcatacagccgactgcgcaggggctaattgggggccctatttacgattatcgtag
- a CDS encoding major facilitator superfamily transporter has translation MVDTIPDIADTKSRKSDVEHVEQDLQKPQLLREDGQQEFPEIYLEALARYPNDESIDQADEKRLLRKLDMRILPLLGICYFFYYVDKTTLSYAAIFGLKDGLNLKGEEYSWLSSCFYFGWLIWAIPSNLIMQRCRPAWYLSFNIFMWGALLMAQAAAKNFGGLLALRVLSGAFEAIADPAFMLITSMYYTRSEQPSRISAWYAWNGIGVAGGGLIGYGIGHIKGALESWRYEFLVVGAFCAFWAIILALCLPNSPRTIWGFSHEEKLIMIARMRRNQTGIEQRRINWGQIKEAYMDYKTWLFTLLGFVSNVPNGGISNFSTLVIKGLGFGTLETALLGIPQGALVVIWIGLGALANRYMPANSRTLVCALFMLPTIGGALGFLLAPANAYIGRLICFYLTGSYQASFVISLSLITSNTGGQSKKMIVSGMIWFGACIGNIASPFFYKTNQAPSYHLGIGSLLVANCIELALFFVFRYAFIWENKRKEKQRDALRANDNYTADELNATAFTDMTDKENPNFVYVY, from the exons ATGGTCGACACAATCCCAGACATCGCGGATACCAAGTCGCGAAAGAGCGATGTTGAGCATGTCGAGCAAGATCTTCAGAAGCCACAGCTTCTGCGTGAAGACGGCCAGCAAGAGTTCCCAGAGATCTACCTTGAAGCGCTGGCACGGTACCCAAATGACGAATCAATTGACCAAGCCGATGAGAAGCGTCTTCTCCGCAAACTGGACATGAGAATATTGCCACTTCTCGGAATCTGCTACTTTTTCTACTACGTCGACAAGACCACACT ATCTTACGCAGCGATTTTCGGGTTAAAGGACGGCCTCAACCTGAAAGGCGAGGAATATTCTTGGCTATCAAGTTGCTTCTATTTCGGCTGGCTTATCTGGGCCATCCCATCCAACCTGATTATGCAGCGCTGTCGTCCAGCTTGGTATCTCTCTTTCAATATTTTCATGTGGGGCGCCCTTCTTATGGCTCAGGCCGCAGCCAAGAACTTCGGCGGCCTTCTTGCCCTTCGCGTACTGTCTGGTGCCTTTGAGGCCATCGCAGATCCTGCTTTTATGTTGATCACATCCATGTACTACACACGATCTGAGCAGCCCTCTCGTATCTCAGCGTGGTATGCTTGGAATGGAATTGGTGTTGCTGGTGGTGGTCTCATTG GATACGGTATTGGACATATCAAAGGCGCCCTAGAGTCGTGGCGCTACGAGTTCCTTGTCGTGGGTGCTTTTTGTGCATTTTGGGCAATTATCCTCGCTCTCTGCCTCCCCAACTCTCCACGAACCATCTGGGGCTTCAGCCATGAAGAGAAGCTTATCATGATCGCCCGCATGCGTCGCAATCAAACAGGCATCGAGCAACGCCGTATCAACTGGGGTCAAATCAAGGAAGCTTATATGGACTACAAGACTTGGCTTTTCACCTTGTTAGGCTTTGTTTCCAACGTCCCCAACGGTGGCATCTCCAACTTCTCCACACTTGTCATCAAGGGTCTTGGCTTTGGGACGCTTGAGACGGCGCTGCTTGGCATCCCGCAAGGCGCTCTGGTGGTTATCTGGATTGGTCTTGGTGCCTTGGCAAATAGGTATATGCCGGCCAACAGTCGTACACTGGTTTGTGCACTTTTTATGTTGCCAACCATTGGTGGTGCCTTGGGGTTCCTTCTTGCACCAGCCAATGCCTACATCGGTCGTCTCATTTGCTT CTATCTTACTGGTTCATACCAAGCGTCCTTCGTCATCTCTCTTTCGCTAATCACATCGAACACTGGTGGCCAATCAAAGAAAATGATTGTCTCTGGCATGATTTGGTTTGGCGCTTGCATCGGCAATATCGCAAGCCCGTTCTTTTACAAAACGAACCAGGCTCCCTCGTATCATCTCGGTATTGGGTCACTCTTGGTCGCAAATTGCATTGAGCTTGCTCTCTTCTTTGTCTTCCGGTATGCCTTCATCTGGGAGAACAAGCGCAAAGAGAAGCAAAGAGACGCATTGCGTGCAAATGACAATTATACCGCCGACGAGCTCAACGCCACAGCGTTTACAGACATGACCGACAAGGAGAATCCCAACTTTGTGTATGTGTACTAG
- a CDS encoding NADH:flavin oxidoreductase/NADH oxidase translates to MSNSAIAKPLTLACGLTLPNRLTKAAMAENMADSEGLPSPAFHAPYAEWADGGWGLVLTGNVEVDQRYLGSPKDIAYNDSIPYERQLDAWKAWAKVCNKNGTPTIVQVNHPGRQSPLGAGKRGFFEKAIAPSAIPLNFGQGLVARLISSLVFGTPRQMTVADIKDVVRRFALTAKLASEAGFAGMEIHGAHGYLLAQFMSEKSNERADEYGGSPAARVKIVVEIIRAIREVVPKTFCVGIKFNSVDHQSQPELDACIEQLKLITDAGVDFLEVSGGTYEDPLMATGVADEKKSDRTKAREAFFLEFARAIRRDFPDVPLMVTGGFRSRQGMEAALANRGCDLIGLGRPAVLNPALPKNTILAATVKDEDAKLYVRKIEAPWFTKKFGLKAIGEGAATAWYGAEIRKLGKAE, encoded by the exons ATGTCAAACTCGGCAATCGCGAAGCCATTGACGTTAGCATGTGGCCTTACTTTGCCCAACCGCCTCACAAAAGCCGCGATGGCCGAGAACATGGCCGACAGCGAAGGCTTACCCTCCCCTGCTTTCCATGCACCTTATGCTGAATGGGCCGATGGTGGTTGGGGATTGGTCTTGACCG GCAACGTGGAAGTCGACCAGAGGTACCTTGGTTCGCCCAAAGACATTGCATATAATGATTCTATTCCGTATGAGCGGCAGCTGGATGCCTGGAAGGCCTGGGCGAAGGTCTGCAACAAGAATGGCACCCCGACCATTGTCCAGGTCAACCATCCTGGCCGCCAATCTCCCCTTGGCGCTGGCAAGCGTGGCTTTTTTGAAAAGGCAATTGCACCCAGTGCGATACCTTTGAACTTTGGGCAAGGTCTTGTCGCGCGTCTTATCAGCTCTTTGGTCTTCGGTACTCCTCGGCAAATGACTGTTGCTGATATCAAAGATGTTGTTCGTCGCTTCGCCCTGACGGCTAAATTGGCGTCGGAAGCCGGTTTCGCAGGGATGGAAATTCATGGCGCCCACGGCTACCTGCTAGCTCAATTCATGTCCGAAAAAAGCAACGAGCGAGCCGACGAATACGGCGGATCACCAGCCGCCCGTGTGAAGATCGTTGTTGAAATCATCCGGGCGATCCGTGAAGTGGTACCGAAGACCTTCTGTGTCGGAATCAAATTCAACTCGGTTGACCACCAGTCTCAACCTGAGCTCGATGCCTGCATCGAACAGCTCAAGTTGATTACTGATGCTGGGGTTGACTTTTTGGAGGTCAGCGGTGGCACATATGAAGACCCCCTG ATGGCTACTGGTGTGGCCGATGAAAAGAAGTCAGACCGTACAAAGGCACGCGAAGCTTTCTTCCTTGAGTTCGCTCGGGCGATCCGCCGTGACTTCCCAGATGTTCCCTTAATGGTGACTGGCGGCTTTCGTAGCCGTCAAGGGATGGAGGCGGCCCTTGCAAACAGAGGCTGCGATCTCATCGGACTAGGCAGGCCTGCAGTGTTGAACCCGGCACTACCAAAGAATACCATTCTTGCAGCTACTGTCAAGGACGAGGACGCTAAGTTGTACGTGCGCAAGATCGAGGCGCCCTGGTTCACCAAGAAGTTTGGACTCAAGGCAATTGGCGAGGGCGCTGCGACG GCCTGGTACGGGGCTGAGATACGTAAGCTGGGAAAGGCAGAGTAG
- a CDS encoding glycosyl hydrolase family 16, giving the protein MAINKVVAALAVGLTAVHGAVPTIPGFSLTWSDDFVGSANSLPNTGNWIIDTGTSYPGGPANWGTGEIQTYTSSVNNLRLNGNGALQITAIKASSGSWTSARIESQRGDFMAQAGGKMRVQASLNLPVVGSNGIGYWPAFWTLGNAYRGNYWNWPAIGEFDIMENVNGINRVWGVMHCGVNPGGPCKETDGLVGSRECPNSACQGNFHTYTLEVDRTAELEAVRWFVDGILFWQVVETDLPADVWTQAVHSPHFILLNLAIGGAFPNNNYGSTTPLANTISGGTLQAEYIAVYNA; this is encoded by the exons ATGGCGATCAACAAGGTCGTTGCGGCTCTCGCCGTTGGTCTGACCGCTGTTCATGGTGCAGTTCCAACAATCCCTGGCTTCAGTCTCACGTGGAGTGACGACTTTGTCGGCTCTGCGAACAGTTTGCCCAATACCGGCAACTGGATCATCGACACCGGCACTTCCTATCCTGGCGGGCCTGCCAACTGGGGTACCGGAGAAATCCAGACCTATACGAGCAGCGTCAACAATCTTCGCCTCAACGGAAATGGAGCTCTGCAGATTACAGCCATTAAAGCTTCATCTGGTTCATGGACATCTGCTCGTATCGAGTCTCAGCGTGGAGACTTCATGGCTCAAGCTGGTGGCAAGATGCGTGTCCAAGCCAGCCTTAATCTGCCCGTGGTTGGTAGCAATGGTATTGGCTATTGGCCAGCATTTTGGACTCTTGGGAATGCATACCGCGGTAACTATTG GAACTGGCCGGCCATTGGGGAATTTGATATCATGGAGAACGTCAACGGCATCAACCGCGTTTGGGGTGTCATGCACTGCGGTGTCAACCCCGGAGGTCCCTGCAAAGAGACTGATGGTCTTGTTGGGAGCCGCGAGTGCCCCAACAGTGCCTGCCAGGGCAACTTCCACACCTACACCCTCGAAGTTGACCGCACCGCTGAGCTTGAGGCTGTAAGATGGTTCGTTGATGGCATCCTGTTCTGGCAAGTCGTCGAGACCGATTTGCCCGCAGACGTTTGGACCCAGGCGGTCCACTCGCCTCACTTCATTCTGCTGAATCTCGCAATTGGCGGTGCATTCCCGAACAACAACTACGGGAGCACCACGCCTCTTGCGAACACAATCTCTGGAGGTACTCTCCAAGCTGAGTATATCGCTGTATACAATGCTTGA